DNA sequence from the Glycine soja cultivar W05 chromosome 18, ASM419377v2, whole genome shotgun sequence genome:
TCTTTTGATTTGGATCTTGTACCTTTCTTGCCCTTGAATTCTTTCTTTTCAGGCCTCCCTTTAGTGAACAATCCCTATGCATCTTGATCACCCTTACTTTTTGACTTCCTCCTCGACTCCTTTGTAAACAAAGCTGCTTGTACTTCTTCTAATGAAAGAGTATCCCTGCCATAGATGAGAGTATTAGAGAGGTTGTCAAACTCGTTCGGTAATGATCTCAAGAGCAAAAGTGTTTGGTCTTCATCTTCTAGGGTGATTTCAATATTTTCCAGATCTAGAATGATCTTATTGAAGTCATCCAAATGATCTTCCAGCAACTTCCCTATTGTCATCTTGAGGGTGTACAATTTCTGCTTCAAGTATAACATGTTGGCCAACAATTTGGTCATGTACAGATTTTCCAACTTGTTCCAAATCGAGTTGATTTCTCCTTTGAAACTCCCCTCAGTACTTTATCTCCAAGAGACAGAATCAAAGCACAATGAGCCTTGTCAAGAACCTCCTTCTTCTCCCTTGCTGACATTGTTGTAGGCAACCCCTTTTCTCCTTCAAGATCCTGCTCCAGTCCATGATGAACCAGCAGTGCCCTCATCTTCATCCTCCATAGCCCAAAATCATTCTTGCCGGTAAACTTCTCAATATCAAACTTTGCAGAACCCATTCTTGATTTTACCAAGAACAACTTCCCCAGAAAACCCAACCTGAGTTCTGGGACCAATCTATTATGAATTAAACAGATACTGCACAATGGTATTGGAAGAAAGGAACACCTAGGTTAATCAAGAGTGTTTAGAAAAGATGAGAGAATTATTGGGAGAGAAGCTTTTTTGTATTGTTACATGTCAATGGTGTTAGTTACAAGCCTTATAAAGGCTACTGTACTTCCACTAATCACATAGGGAATTTTGTTATGAGAAGTAACATAATTACTTAACTCCCAACAACCTCTCCCTTCCCAAAAATACAAGAGAAAACAGAAACAATTGTTTAAggttaaatcaattttaacacACTGATACGCCCTTAAGGCCCTCATTATTTTGCTTAAGAGTATTATTAGAAAATGGTGAAATCTACTTTACATAgatgtttaatttttctttttaaagaatGGTAAACAAAAGGCCATTGATTTGAGACAAAAACTTACAAAAAGTACTTGATCCTAGAATATTTTGTTGTTAACCTAGGAAAATAAGTTTTCACTTCTAATTTTAAGGAAATATAACAATCTAAGTATCTAACTCATGGCAATATTTTTTGATGTGCTGCTGAGCTATGCATACAGGTTCCATTATTTGTATCAACAAAGATGACCAAAATGAAGACATCAATTTTTGTTCCAACGCCGGCTATGTATAGTAAAACATGCACAAGATGGATTGGATACGAAAAACTGGTTGAGCCATACTTCCTCCATTCTGTGCAGGGGTTTCTCATAAGGGCAATTCCTGATTCATTAGTGGATTCCTATATGCTGCGCTATTTTCTTTATTGGCGTGGAAGAGGACTCTCCAAGGACTCCAACATTAAAACATCAGCAGCATCTAATTCTGAAGAAGCAAACATCATTAATCAAGATCATACAAATTAAGTCCTAGTTCCTATAACAACATTTATGGAAAGTTGTGGCTGATCATGGAGACCCCCAGTGaattaattatagtttttttttttctctttttcttttctttttagattTGCCTTTCGGTAAAGTCGTTTACCTACTTTCCACTATTGTTAGTTTTATACTTATAAGTTTTATCTGCAATTGGTCAGCCTTTACTTAATCTAGTTATTCTTTGAACATTTGCTTTGCCATCTTTTTGGTTAATTTTAATGGTTTGATCGTTTGGCACCTAAATTGATGTTCACTCTTCGTGAAAAGCTATACCTGTTTGTTTGATAATCtataaactgttttttttttgttgggttgAACATGACTATCATTCAAACTAAAGTTTAATTTATCCCTACCTACTCAATTAAGTTGAAAATAGAATACTTCATACTTAAATTAAgttacattaaatttatttttaactgacaatcaaactcaatttttttaattgaaatataaacACACATTAAAGAATTATtaggaagaaattaaaaaatttaactatatGTCACATAAATATTTGCCGGAATCACGATGATGATTCAAatctatctaataattttttgtgagtagcagcaaattttttttttttttatctgtatgaGTTGATTGAATGCGTTTCTTTGAAGTTAGAACCAAAACATATACGGCTGCGTCCACTGTACTAGAACCATTCTACCTGTTTTGGGCGTTAACCCGTCATTTGTTTTAGACCTAACATCGTACTATACACCATGTAGCATCATTAAACGTGTGGACTCACTTTATacacctttttttatttctggccCACGATAATATGCATTTCCGGGTTCCAACACAACACCTTAGCACTACCTGTGAAggataatgatatataaaatacaCTTTCGTATAAGAACAATCTTATATATCAAATACTtcgttaatatttattatttttcttacctgtttttctattatattatatcaCAAACCACATTTATACTTCCTTTTATCTCTCAGTGTCAAATAACACCTAATATCCATGGATTATTTTGTAAAGAAGAGTATTAACAACACCCTTTTATACATTTTCCattatgatttaaaatttattaaaaattacaggtaaaactcataaaaaatgtattagtaACAACAATTTCTCATTTCAAGAACAAAAACGTCAACAAAAATTGGTCTCAATTAGTAAGAATCAAATCTATATCTCACAAGAAGTGAGTTTAATTCTCGTTACTCATGTGAATTTTTCctaaattttttgtaattaacaaaaacatttaatattcatatactagtataaaataattttattttatcatttaattataaattactgtttaaagtattttaaaattattatttaaaaaactattaaacttatattatacatgatgaattataattaaataattatataaaaattttcataAGGTGactgtataacttttttttctctctcttaaaaCAAGTCCCACAAGTAACGACCCACAGCTTGTAGAATGAAACGGGCCAGAGCCAAACTACCCGTTTTTCAGTTGACTCCGCCCACCCATTTTGTTTATTTGGCGCATCAGTATTCATTGAATGCCCCTGTTATGCCCCCAACCTTTCTACTTAAATCTGGTGGTTTTCCGCTCATCTACCTCACccacacttctctctctctctctctctctctctatcatAAATTCAATGCTCTCATCGTTTTCCCTCATAAACCGCTTTCTCGTGTTGTAACACACTCATCACTCATCATATTCATTCACACTTCCCACTTTCCAATATGGAATGCTGCATAATCGCCAGGCTCAAGACCCAACCTTTATGGTTCGCGCTGCTCTTCGTTGTCGGATTGTTAACGATTCTCAAATTGGCTTTCGTTGTTTTCAGATGGGTCTACGTCAATTTCCTCCGACCACCGAAGAATCTCAAAAAGTACGGATCTTGGGCAGTGGTTACTGGACCCACTGACGGCATTGGAAAGAGCTTCGCTTTCGAGCTCGCTCGCAAGGGCCTGAACCTCGTCCTTGTCGGAAGGAACCCCGACAAGCTCAAAGACGTGTCGGATTCGATCGCGGCGAAGTTCAGAAGAACCGAGGTTAAGACCGTCGTGGTTGACTTCTCCGGGGATCTGGACGAGGGCGTGAAGAAGATTAGCGAAGCGATTGAAGGGTTGGAAGTTGGAGTGCTCGTTAACAATGTGGGAGTTTCGTATCCTTACGCGAGGTTCTTCCACGAAGTGGACGAGGGGCTTCTCAACAACCTTATTAAGGTTAACGTTGTTGGAACCACTAAGGTCACGCAAGCTGTTCTGCCAGGGATGCTCAGGAGAAAGAAGGGGGCGATTGTTAACATTGGTTCTGGAGCTGCTATTGTTATTCCTTCTGATCCTCTTTATGCTGTTTATGCCGCCACCAAAGCGTgagttgttgttgatgattgCTCTTGTTGGTTGTTGCGTTTCCTCTTTGTGatatgttttgtttattttatttttttgttgaggtTTTGTGCTCCTTGTTTCAGGTACATCGACCAGTTTTCGAGATGTCTCTATGTTGAATACAAGAAGAGTGGGATTGACGTTCAGTGTCAGGTATTgtgatgtttttgtttttttatagtcGTTCAAGTTAACTTCTTGCTTGCTTAGTTCTCTTTTTGGGATAGAAAGTATAATTCTTTTTCctgtttttttttgcttaattcCACCTATCAAGTTTCAGCAAATTAGCTTAGTTATTGATCTGTATTCGAGCTGAACAGCTCTAGTCTCAAGTATTTTAAATTGGAATTGTGGTAGCGGTTTTTGTTGTAATTCTCAatatcaaggttttaaattacgGTTGCGATTTTGTGAGTCCTTCCATTTTTTGGATCGATCGGCAAATGTTAGTCGTTAattacagagagagagagagattcaaCCCATGACCTCTCCCTCTCTCCTTTTACTCCTTTATCTTCTCCATTTACTCCTTTATATTGCGGGAAATTGCGGAGTCGATGCTGCTACAATTTATGTACAATTATGGTTATTTGCAGTTGCAGTTTTGCAAGGACCCCAAAAACTTTTATGTTAGCGGTCAAAATTGCAATAGGGGATGTCTTTCAAAACCTTGCTTAATATTGTGAAAATTACGGACATATGCTACTGACCCTCTTTTTAAAGCTTTTTCAATTAAGTCAGTTGGAGTTTTACGGTGATGAAAAGAAAGGATGTGCCTTGGTGGAGTTgcctttttttcattattatggGCTTTAGCAGGCTGGGACTATTATCGTACTGTagaacttatattttatttggtgTAGCACAAATCCTTgcgttataactttttttacttatacAAACCATAGACAAAACTGAACGGAAAAGAATCCCCTTTACTCTATCACTCTATGCTTTTTCAGTTAAGGCAGGTATGCTTATAAATCTTGCTGAAAGTTGAAGATatattgtgattcttttttaatactgatatatatttcatatttgtgTACAACTTGTTCATGATAGGAATTCTAGTCCGTGTGTTTGTATctgtgtgtaatttttttttcaaccattGCCTTCGGTAGGTGTTAGCAACTGCACTTGCTTTTTTCTCTTTAgcttattttgatgttttgctTTATTGTTACGTGGGTGGTATGGTGCGACATCCTATTTTGGTTTTTCTGGGGGTACCGTTGTTTTTTGTTCTTGAATACTAAGCTTGTCCGGTCAATGTTTTGGTCTTATTATTTATGAGTATATATAGAGCAGTATATGATGTCATCCTTTAAGGTACTCTGGCTTCAACAATTAACTAGAATCGTGATTGACGATTGTAAATTTTAGGTGGATTCACAGTGAATTTAAATATTCTTAATGGTCTTAGCTATTATCCTTTCCCTTACTCCATCCTACATTTTTCTTCTGCCGTTGGAAAACTGCCCACCTAAATAATCTGTGTATGAAAGAGTTGACTATGTGGAAATAGATTGGTTTGCTGTTAAAGTTGACGATATTTGCTATGATCTTTTTGTCATTTCTGATTGAGATTTTCCTGATGCAGATTCCATTATATGTGGCAACCAAGATGGCATCAATCAGGAAATCTTCATTCTTTGTACCATCAACAGATGGCTATGCCAAAGCAGGTGTGAAATGGATAGGCTATGAGCCTCGTTGCACACCATACTGGCCGCATACTCTTCTTTGGGCTGTGGCATTCTCATTGCCCGAGTTTGTTGTTGATGCTTGGCGCCTGTGGTTTTGCTTGGGTATTCGAAAGAGGGGACAGCGCAAAGAGTCCATGAAGAAGGAATAAAAGGATGCTTGGTTCTGATGTGTAGGCCAATAGACGCTACTCATCTGATAATATATATGCAGATTGTTAGCTGATTAAGGATTCCAAGTACCTGCTGTGTTCCTGATTTTCATCTTACTGTTATTACTCTTTTGTTAGTATCAGTTGTGTGGCATATTCTTTTCACTCACCTGTTTTGGGTGTTTCTGTTCACTGTTTTAGTAGTGTGTTGAACTGATATCATATATTGGCATATCGCTTAACCCGGTTTTCTCTGGTGTCACTCCtcctttctctcttattttgagCTTTTAGGAAGCCCTTGTGGTTCAAGCGAAAATTTTGAGCAGGAAATTAAACTGAATAAATGATTGATTAGAGTGTAAATTGAAGTTGcttattcactttttttttttttaattcatagaaATTAACCAGACCCTCTTCGTCTTGCTTGCTTATTCACCTATATTATGGTTTAGTCTAGCAGTGGCGccatttttttcccttcttctttttctatttcttctttGACAGCTAGATTCAAACGCCATCAAACA
Encoded proteins:
- the LOC114396510 gene encoding very-long-chain 3-oxoacyl-CoA reductase 1-like; this translates as MECCIIARLKTQPLWFALLFVVGLLTILKLAFVVFRWVYVNFLRPPKNLKKYGSWAVVTGPTDGIGKSFAFELARKGLNLVLVGRNPDKLKDVSDSIAAKFRRTEVKTVVVDFSGDLDEGVKKISEAIEGLEVGVLVNNVGVSYPYARFFHEVDEGLLNNLIKVNVVGTTKVTQAVLPGMLRRKKGAIVNIGSGAAIVIPSDPLYAVYAATKAYIDQFSRCLYVEYKKSGIDVQCQIPLYVATKMASIRKSSFFVPSTDGYAKAGVKWIGYEPRCTPYWPHTLLWAVAFSLPEFVVDAWRLWFCLGIRKRGQRKESMKKE